The DNA segment GTCCACAGTGCAATCTGCACATTAATTGTACAACATAACATCAGCATAATATTTCTGAATGCACATGCAGCACATTCACATTCAACTACTAAACATACCATTCTTAGCTTGACCAAGGTTTCCGCCAAAGACATCACCTGTATAATTTTCTAAGACAGCAACAGATTCAATCACTACCACATAAGATCACCcgaaaacaaattaatgtaaACTCAAATGATAGGCCTTTATGTATTGCCTGCACTGAAAGCTGAAGAAGAGAAACCCACAAACAGAAATACAAAGAGAATTGAGCACATGCTTCCACTCAACCCCAACTCCATCATGAGTAgtgaaataaatttttgttgtttattatgtatgagtttatttatatatgagtcTTACTTGTATTACAAGCAAGTGATAACGTATTTatataaggaaaattaatttttttctattgaatttaCATTCCATATATAGGCATAGAACAAACtattcatttaatttacaaCTGACAGTTTCCTAATTTGTCAAGCTCTAATAAGAATAAATCTTGTTACAATAGGAAGAAATCAGTTATTTAAGTTCAGTCTGAGCTACTGTGTATAGTTATATACATACAAAAATTAGCAAATCAAATATTCCTACcatcaattaaaatgatttgGAGGATGGCTTACGCTAACACTCTCCCTTAAATTGGTTCATAGATACCCATAATTCCCAACTTGTCAAGTGAGCTATGAAAGATCTTACTAGAACAGCCTTTGTAAGCAGATCAACTAGTTGATCTTCAGATTTAACAAAAGGAAGCCGCAATATTTTTGTTTCAGGATTTAGCACGATCATGCTGGATTGGATGATGTGAGATGTCAATGGATACCTGGTTTCTGTTAGTTTCCCTTTGACTGGATTAGAataaattttggggttaaataAAGGCAacatttatttttggtaatattgattaaaatttctgCTCTGGAGAGCATTGTTAGTAATACACTTCTACTTGAAAAGAGGCTCGTTTTGCTGCCACTTTTTCCACAATTCTCTATCTCTACAACTAGATCAATGGCTTGATGCCCTCTTGCCATAATCACAACATAGTTTGCTTAGATTCATATCAGAAAATTGTAATGGAAAATACAGGGCAAAACAGAGCTTGGATTTGtagcagaaaaagaaaaacagacaaGCTGAAGAGGTTTTAGATATCATCTGCAATTTATAGTCTGATGAATTCTGGTCTGTTTGTGTTGTGCCTCAGTAGCTGTTGACAGTTGTTGAAGTGGCAGATTTTGATTTGGACTAAGTCAAGGCTGCACATATTTGTTTCTGTTaatttgttctatttttttggTGTTTGTTAACAGCAACAACAAGTTAGGAGGATCAGTGACTTAATGTGCTGCATATTTTAGTTCTTTTCTGTTTTTAGTTGATCTATTTAAGCAGtgtaatcattttaataaaatacacttAGCAGCCTATTTTTGTTCTCCGTAACTTTTATTTTCTGCAGAATAAACTTctgcaattttaattaaacagaccaacaaattggtatcaaagccttcTTCTTACGGGACTTGTGAGTATTTCCAAGTGCTTCCCATTAAAAGACCTAACCAATCTTCCAACAAGTCTATCAAACAATGAATTCAGACTCACCATTTACAGCAGTTGCACCACTTGTATTTGATGGGGAAAATTATCAGGTTTGGGCATTTAGAATGGAGGCCTACTTGGATGCCAGTGATCTTTGGGAGGCTGTTGAAGAGGATTACGAGATTCATCTATTGCcaaacaatccaacacttgctCAAATCAAGCTTCACAAAGAAAGAAGGCAAAGGAAGTCAAAGGCAAAATTATGCTTGTTTTCTGCTGTCTCACCAACAATCTTTACCAGGATTATGACCTTAAAAACAGCCAAAGAAATTTGGGACTTCCTCAAGAAAGAGTATGAAGGCAATGAGAAAGTCAAAGGGATGCGAGTGATGAATTTGATCAGGGAATTTGAGATGTAGAGGATGAAAGAGTCAGAAACAATCAAGGAGTATGCTGACAGGCTCCTCAACATTGTTAATCGGGTAAGATTGTTGAATTCTGATAGGCTTGACATTTTGTATACTGTGAGTGTCTTGTCAAGATTTATGCACTGTGCAAGTGAAGTGCATCTCAAAGCAGCCAAGTGTGTATTAAGATATGTCAAAGGGACTCTAGATTATGGAGTTAAGTTTTGTtatgatcaaaattttcattttcatggcTATTCTGATAGTGATTGGGGAGGGTCCATTGATGACATGAAGAGTACCTCAGGGTACTGTTTCAGTTTTGGCTCAGGTGTGTTCTCTTGGTGTTCCAAGAAGCAAAAGATTATTGCTCAATCAACAACTGAGGCAGAGTTTATTGCTGCTACAGCTGTTGTAAATCAAGCTTTATGGCTTAGGAAGGTTTTAGCTGACTTACATATGGAGCAAAAGGAGAGCACAAAGGTGTTTATTGACAATCAGGCAGCCATCACAATCTCCAATAATCCAGTATTCCATGGGAAGACTAAACATTTCAACATTAAGTTGTATTTTTTAAGAGAAGTGCAGAAAAATGGAGAAGTATGCTTGATGTACTGCAAGACAGAAAATCAGCTTGCTGATATTTTTACGAAGGCACTTCCTGAAAGCAAATTTGAGTCTCTGAGAAAGAAACTTGGAGTGTGCAGCTACTAAGGCAAGGAGGAGTGTTTGTGTTGTGCCTCAGTAGCTATTGACAGTTGTTGAAGTGGCCGATTTTGATTTGGACTAAGTCAAGGCTGCACATATTTGTTTCTGTTAATTTGTTCTATTTTTCAGGTGTTTGTTAACAGCAGCAGCAAGTTAAGAGGATCAGTGACTTAATGTGCTGCATATTTTTagttcttttctatttttagttGATCTATTTAAGTAGtgtaatcattttaataaaatgcaCTTAGTAGCCTATTTTTGTTCTCCGCAACTTTTATTTTCTGCAGAATAAACTTCtgcaattttaattatacaGACCAACATGGTTCACTAGATTTTTCTAGAAATAACAACGATTAAAATCCTTGCTGCACTACCaatgattatgcattatcaatatcacaaatGGGTGGGCAATTTCAGTGTGGCAAGGTGGCATGCTGATGAACACTTACCAGAGGAGAGACATGTCATATGCTCGTTTATTTTAGGTTCCATCTTTCTGGTTTATCCTAAATTATGAGCAATGTCTTAGTTATTGTGTACCAACTTTCTTGATCTTTAATTTCTTACCTTTATCATTAGGTTATTCAAATGATTTGAAGAATATGTTCAACAATCTTACACGCCTTAAACTCCCAAGGATCGCTTAGACTTAGGAGAAAGACTTCACTCTTCTGAAATTTTGACAACTGACTTACATTCCTGTTTTCTTGAGTTTCTGCAAACCACAAAAGCCCGATTTTGAGATAATTCGAGCAGCTGATATGAGCGATCATTGAGAATCTTCTTAATTTTAGTCTTGAAATATTATTaggaattttaattattgttgttgGTGTCTATAAGAATTATGTGTGGCTAATTTCTACAATTTTCAGCATTGAGAGGGATCCTTCAATGCACTTGAACTTGTagtttttatattcttattaataaATTCCGTTGATGTTTCATATAATGGATGAGAGCATTATGTCTTATGTCTAGTCAAAGGCCTGACTTTATGCATGTTAGTAAATTCACGTAGACTATCGAGAGGTAGGTGCTAGACTAGTTCATACATTCATTAAACCTAGATACTGAATTCTAGAGATAGATTAAGTCCTTGTGGAGTCATTGGTGTCACAAAGTTAAAAGGGTGTGTATTAACCAAGTACTATGAGAGTAGGTGTCTGTTTAATGCTTACATGCTTAATCAATCTTGGAAGAGGAACTAGCGTAACATAGGATTACCAAACATCAACACATTATGAATTAGAGAGAGTATACTCAATCAACTACAAGTTGGGATTGTTGGTGAAATCTTAACCTTTAGATATTGTTGATCTAGAGGTTGATCTAAACACTATCTGAGTTGCATTAGTTTAGCAGCTAAATAGTAGTAGTGTTATTTTAATCGCATTAGTTAATACACTCTTAATATAGGTCGGATTCCCCAGCAAACCTATATTGCGAAATAAACTTAAGTATTACTTTGACATCTTGAGCACTTGCGAGCAAATTGCAAAATAAACTAGACAAAAAGTGATTGCATCCCAGATGTTAATTGGGAGCCATACTCTTCTGGAGCAAAGTGAAGGCGAAGATCATCatgcataaaagaaaaaaaaaggtaaatctAGAAAAAGTGAATAACATTCCAAGTagtttccttttcttcttaTGAAACACAAACGCAGGAATGAAATTTAGCAGAAATCAGAGTGGAAATTAACTGAAACTAAACCCTTCATAgatttctaaataaattttgaaaatttttacatGCCTAGTATATATAGCTCTGCCTTTCTCCATATCAATTTAAGtgctttgaaaaaaaaatataagattccCACGAGTTGTTAATACTTCAAAgaatatagaagaaaagaatataaagaattataatGGAAGCAAAGAAGCCTTGTGTCCCAAGGCAGAGTCCATATGAAATCTTTTCTACTTTAGTGCCTTTCTCTTTTGTCCTTCAATTGTTTGATGCTGTAATTCTTCTCCTTTGTGTTACAACAGATTCTTAATTTTCTTATGAGGAAAagaatatctttttaaatattatatcaaacacattttcaaatattaaaaacatgaaGATACAACAACTGAACAATCTGAAttgtatttacattttaataactttttttaagtaataatcAAGCATATGCTAACTCATTTTAAGCTCTTTTAAGGtagaaataatataagaatCTGCATACATAAAttctttataaaagaaaagaatatgaaGCAAGTAGCCTTGAGTAGAGAGAAAAGGCAAAGATGGAACCAAAGAATGACTTGCATTGAGAGGCAGGCAAAGTATATATGAAATCCAAAATACCAAAAGGAACTTGGGAAATTGTTGAAAAGTGCtctgttttcctctgttttgtAGAATAGTTGAAAAGATTCTTAAACAACTTTGAAAAGAATGGAACCCAGAAGCCTTGAGACAGAAGGAAAAGGATGGAAGCATTATAAGATAGGAATTACACAccattctcttctcttttctacATTCTATCCATCATTATTCATCCTCAATCTCTCAACAATCAGAAACACTCAAAAATTTACATCATGGAAATTGTTACTGCACCTGTGAGTTCCATTTCTGAGATTATTTTCAACCGTTTGTTTGATGCAGCAGGCCGTCAGATTGGTTACCTGCTCAACTACAATGACAACATCAAAGCATTACAAAAGCAAGCTCACGAACTCAAGGCTACCAGAGACAGCATTCAAGTTATAATTGATGCTGCTGCaagaaacagagaaattatCTTACCTAATGTCCAAAGCTGGATATCAGAGGTTGACAATGTCTTTGCAGAAGCAGAAACGTTATTGGAAGATGAAGGCAATGCGAACAAGATGTGCTTCAGAGGGTGGTGCATCAATCTCAGATTGTTCTACCGGTTCAGCAAGCAGGCAAAGCAGAAGATAGCCAAGATCACTCAGCTCCAAGAACATGGAAAATTCCAAACTCTATCTCAGCCTGCTCCTCCTCCTGCGGGCATTATCTCTCCAACTGTGGGATTTTCTGGAATTTTCAAATCCAGAGaatcaatcaagaatgaaattatggAGGCCTTGAAGGATGACAAGGTCAGCATAGTTGGAATATGTGGGTTGGGGGGTGTGGGTAAGACCACACTAGTGAAACAAGTTGGCATACTAGCCAAAGAGCAAAAGTTGTTTGATTCAATAGTTATGGTGGTTGTGTCCCAAACCCCAAATATCATGAATATTCAAAGAGAAATTGCACACATTCTGGATCTGAAATCATTATCTGATTGTCCAAGTTCTCTATGGGAGAGAATTAAGGGGGAAAAACGAATCCTCATAATATTGGATGATATTTGGAGAAGAATTCAATTGGAGGAGATTGGCATTCCTTTTGGGAAGGACCATGGAGGTTGTAAGATCGTGCTTACCTCTCGGAGGAAAAATGTATGCGATCAAATGGGCTGTGACAAGACATTTACTGTTGGAACTTTGACAAAACAGGAGTCATGGTCGCTATTCAAGGAGCTTGTTGGAATGGATGCTGAAAATTCTATTATAAGCTCAATAGCAAGAGAAGTAACTGCTGAATGTGATGGTCTGCCGATTGCAATCGTGACCGTAGCCAGGGCACTGAAGAACAGGGAATGCATGAGTGGCGTGATGCCTTACAACAACTTAAAAGTTCAACATCAACAAACATTGAAGGAATGCATGAAAGTGTAATTTTGTCCTTGGAGTTGAGTTACAATTTTCTCGAAAGTGCGGCAAAATCTGTCTTCTTATTTTGCTCTGTATTTCCTGAAGATTTCGTAATTCCTGTTGAAGTCTTAGTGAGATACGGAGCAGGATTGTGATGGTTCAAAGACTTGGGGACAATTGAGGATATTAGAGTCAGAACACATGCCATTGTAAGTAACCTTATCTCTTCTTTTCTATTTATTGGGCAAGAATATGATAAGAAATGTGTCAAAATGCATGATGTAGTTCATGATGTTGCGCATATCATAGCGCCCAAACACAACCATACATTCTTAGTGAAAATGCTGGTACTAGTTTGAAAGAGTGGCCAAAAAAAGATACATTCAAAGATCTCATGTGTATCTCATTGatgttaaatgatattaaagaaGTACTAGATGCGATAGAATGCCCAATGTTGCAATCGTTACTACTACAACGAAATTCCACATTGGTTGTccctaacaatttctttcaaggCATGAAAAATCTTGGAGTTCTAGATTTAAGTGAAACTCAATTATCGCCATTGCCTGAGTCACTTTCCTTTCTTGTAAACCTTAGAACTTTGTATCTTAATGGTTGCAAATTGGGTGACTTATCTATAATTGGAGATCTTAGCAAACTAGATATTCTTAGCCTTTATGGTTCTAATGTTAGGGAAATCCCCATATCTTTTAGGCAATTAACTCATATGAGGcttttagatttgaataattGTAAAAAGTTGACACGAATAACACTTGGTGTCATATCCTCTCTTTGTAAATTAGAGGAGTTGTACgttttgaaaagttttagaCTTTGGGATTTAGAAGGAGATGGGGGAGATTCAAGAAGCAATGCGAAGCTTGCTGAGTTACAATTCTTGTCTAGAATAACtagtttacaaattattatccCCAACCTAAATTTCTTAGTTGATAATGATGTGCCATTCAAAAGCTTAACAAGctttacaataataataggtgctctaataaattttgaagaacTTTTTATGTCTTTTTCAAGGGAGTATTCACGAAAATTGATGATCTCAAATAATAATGAGGTTATGATTTCAGGATTACTTGATTGTCTGAAGAATTTGGTAATTGAAAGAACAAAGTGTCTATTTATTATAGGTTTGGATAACATCTTTCATGATCTAGTAAATAGAAGACTCAATGAACTAAAAGGTCTAGCAGTGATTAATTTGGAGGTAACATTTCTTGTAAATATTTTGGAATGttcatcaaattcaagtttCCACAACTTAGAGTCTTTATGGATTGATAGCAATCCCAACTTGGTTGAAATATGTCATGGTGGACCCTCAATCCAGTCTTTCAATAAgctcaaatttttaattgttagcTGGTGTAATAGGTTGTTGAATATTGTTCCAAGTAATTTGTTacaaaactttcaaaatctAGAATATTTGAGAGTAGATCACTGTAATTCAGTGGTATGTGTATTTGACTGTAATGAGGTTAAGGTGGTAGACAGAGAAACAAAGATGCTCTTGTCATTAAAGAATCTAGAATTGTATTATCTAGCAAATATGACACATATATGGATGGGTGGCACTCAATTCAGAAACCTATGCAACTTGAAGAGATTGATTTGTATAAATGCCCGAAGTTAATTAAGTTGTTTTCACGAGCTTTATTGCAAAGTCTTGTCTGTTTGGAAGATATGACAGTACAATATTGTTACAGTTTAGAggagattttcataatgaaagAAGAAGGGGAATTAATACCACCAAAGAAAGATCTTACCACAACTTTATCAAGTTTGGGAAACTTAAGgtcaatatatatatctaattgctttaaattgaaaaaactattCACCCCCTCCATAGTCAAAAGTCTGATAAAGCTTGAGACTCTTGTAATAGTTGGATGCTCAACACTGAAAGAAATAATCACAAATGAGgaagcatcatcatcatcaatagaAAGGATTGTGTTTCCTGGTTTGTTTCACTTGTTCCTTGAAGGACTAAACAACCTTGGTTGTTTTAGCTCAGGTTCACATTCAATCGAATTCCCAGTTTTGGAGTCAGTTCATATCAGTAAATGTCCAAGTATGAAGATCTTTGGTTATGGAGAACAACTAACACCAAAGCTCAACAAAGTTGAGACATTTATTTCCACTTTCGAAGAATGATGGATGGGCAAACTTAACTCCACAATCCAACAATTGTTCGAAGAACAACAGGTATGTGAagtaattaattgttaattgtAAACAAtcgtaaataattttaataaattgcatttgaaaattaataatttagacATGATAATAGATATGGTTATATTGttagagaaataataaattatggaaaAATGCGAATTGTTTTGCAGGAGGAAATTAGAAGACAACAATTGTTGTATTTACAATTGTAG comes from the Mangifera indica cultivar Alphonso unplaced genomic scaffold, CATAS_Mindica_2.1 Un_0002, whole genome shotgun sequence genome and includes:
- the LOC123205231 gene encoding GPI-anchored protein LLG1-like, which codes for MIVLNPETKILRLPFVKSEDQLVDLLTKAVLVRSFIAHLTSWELWKIIQVMSLAETLVKLRMIALWTFKSLDFTILTSQCKGPNFAAASCCKAFKEYACHYADAINDSTTDCATVLFNYIREMGYYHPGR
- the LOC123205232 gene encoding probable disease resistance protein At1g61190, translated to MEIVTAPVSSISEIIFNRLFDAAGRQIGYLLNYNDNIKALQKQAHELKATRDSIQVIIDAAARNREIILPNVQSWISEVDNVFAEAETLLEDEGNANKMCFRGWCINLRLFYRFSKQAKQKIAKITQLQEHGKFQTLSQPAPPPAGIISPTVGFSGIFKSRESIKNEIMEALKDDKVSIVGICGLGGVGKTTLVKQVGILAKEQKLFDSIVMVVVSQTPNIMNIQREIAHILDLKSLSDCPSSLWERIKGEKRILIILDDIWRRIQLEEIGIPFGKDHGGCKIVLTSRRKNVCDQMGCDKTFTVGTLTKQESWSLFKELVGMDAENSIISSIAREVTAECDGLPIAIVTVARALKNRECMSGVMPYNNLKVQHQQTLKECMKVAQTQPYILSENAGTSLKEWPKKDTFKDLMCISLMLNDIKEVLDAIECPMLQSLLLQRNSTLVVPNNFFQGMKNLGVLDLSETQLSPLPESLSFLVNLRTLYLNGCKLGDLSIIGDLSKLDILSLYGSNVREIPISFRQLTHMRLLDLNNCKKLTRITLGVISSLCKLEELYVLKSFRLWDLEGDGGDSRSNAKLAELQFLRKLEDNNCCIYNCSFVSEHIETLEEIAMVYRKLALVSGIQNW